TTTATTCAAGCCCGTTTCAATCCTTCTCGCGCAGTTGGCGCAGGTCATTCCGAAAAGATCTAAAGTGATCTCGGATGTTTTTTCTTCCGGGGAGAAGGTTTTGACTTCTTCTCTAATTTCCACGCTCATCTCTTTACTCCTGGTTAATGGAAACCACAGGATAACCTTCCTCTTCTAACATCTTCGAAAGAGAAGAAACATCTTTTTTGGTTTCGAAACGTGCCGTTTGGGAGTTTAGATCCACTACGGGTTTAGACTCCGAATCGAAGGATTGGATTGTTTTAGATACGGTTCCTGCACAATGGTTGCAGGTCATACCTGATAATTTGATCTCGTACATTTTATTTCTCCTTGATCTATAATACAATTGTCAACCTTCCAATAGTTAGAAGGTTAGAAAATCCGATTTTTTAGGAAAAACGGAATTTTTTTTCGGATTTGGGTCTT
This Leptospira hartskeerlii DNA region includes the following protein-coding sequences:
- a CDS encoding heavy-metal-associated domain-containing protein; translation: MYEIKLSGMTCNHCAGTVSKTIQSFDSESKPVVDLNSQTARFETKKDVSSLSKMLEEEGYPVVSINQE